In one window of Comamonas testosteroni DNA:
- a CDS encoding branched-chain amino acid ABC transporter permease: MLNRLLSGDLPRSRILALMLLLIFIGLAVAPFAFPGVKALNVAAKVLIFVVLVASFDLLLGYTGIVSFAHTMFFGIGAYGVAIASGKLGPGWGALVLGLGAALLVSLVLSLAIGLFSLRVRAIFFAMITLAVAAAFQTLASQLSDWTGGEDGLTFKMPEWLSPSFELFENEIFGILIDGRIISYYLLFAVAVVLVLMLLRIVNSPFGRVLQAIRENEFRAEAIGYRVVIYRTTSSVLSALFACVAGAMLAVWLRYNGPDTSLSFEIMMDCLLIVVIGGMGTIYGAVIGSVIFLVAQSYLQDLLRLGSEAAVSLPWLSALLSPDRRLLWLGLLFVLSVYYFPTGVVGRLRVAAARKP; encoded by the coding sequence ATGCTCAACCGTTTGCTCTCGGGCGATCTGCCGCGCAGCCGCATCCTGGCGCTGATGCTGCTGCTCATCTTCATCGGCCTTGCCGTGGCACCGTTTGCCTTTCCCGGCGTCAAGGCGCTCAATGTGGCGGCCAAGGTGCTGATCTTTGTGGTGCTGGTGGCCAGTTTTGACCTGTTGCTGGGCTATACCGGCATCGTCAGCTTTGCCCACACCATGTTCTTCGGCATAGGCGCCTATGGCGTGGCCATTGCCTCGGGCAAGCTGGGCCCGGGCTGGGGGGCGCTGGTCCTGGGACTGGGGGCGGCGCTGCTGGTGTCGCTCGTTCTGTCCCTGGCCATCGGCCTGTTCTCCCTGCGTGTGCGCGCCATCTTCTTTGCCATGATCACGCTGGCGGTGGCGGCTGCATTTCAGACCCTGGCGTCGCAGCTGTCCGACTGGACGGGAGGCGAGGACGGCCTGACCTTCAAGATGCCCGAATGGCTGTCGCCCAGCTTCGAGCTGTTCGAGAACGAGATCTTCGGCATCCTCATCGACGGCAGGATCATCAGCTACTACCTGCTGTTTGCCGTGGCCGTGGTTCTGGTACTGATGCTGCTGCGCATCGTCAATTCGCCCTTCGGCCGCGTGCTGCAGGCGATTCGCGAGAACGAGTTCCGTGCCGAAGCCATTGGCTACCGCGTGGTGATCTATCGCACCACCTCCAGCGTGCTGTCGGCCCTGTTCGCCTGCGTGGCCGGCGCCATGCTGGCCGTCTGGCTGCGCTACAACGGGCCCGATACCTCGCTCTCGTTCGAGATCATGATGGACTGTCTGCTCATCGTGGTGATCGGCGGCATGGGCACGATTTATGGCGCGGTGATCGGCTCCGTCATCTTTCTGGTCGCGCAAAGCTATCTGCAGGATTTGCTGCGGCTAGGCAGCGAAGCCGCCGTCAGCCTGCCATGGCTGTCGGCCCTGCTGTCGCCGGACCGCAGGCTGCTGTGGCTGGGTCTGCTGTTCGTGCTGTCGGTCTACTACTTCCCTACCGGCGTGGTTGGCCGGCTGCGCGTGGCTGCGGCGCGCAAACCCTGA
- a CDS encoding ABC transporter ATP-binding protein translates to MLTTDKLTIRFGGHVAVNSVTCSFEPGTLTAIVGPNGAGKTTYFNLISGQLRATEGRVSLQGRDLTGLPPSARTRAGLGRAFQLTNLFPALSVLENVRLAVQATRQGAHRRGMNLWSIWSDHRALLARAQHILEQVALWARRDEPVSALPHGDQRKLEVALLMALEPQVYMFDEPTAGMSHDEAPVILDLIRELKKDRSKIILLVEHKMDVVRELADRIIVLTNGTLVADGKPAEVIASPVVQQAYLGLTPQDAVGGIDAPPDPGLPASGGRGEQP, encoded by the coding sequence ATGCTGACCACAGACAAGCTCACCATCCGCTTTGGCGGCCATGTGGCGGTCAACAGCGTGACCTGCTCCTTCGAGCCGGGCACGCTGACGGCCATCGTCGGCCCCAATGGCGCGGGCAAGACCACTTACTTCAATCTGATCTCGGGGCAGCTGCGGGCCACGGAGGGCAGGGTGTCGTTGCAGGGGCGCGACCTCACGGGCCTGCCGCCTTCGGCACGCACGCGTGCCGGCCTTGGGCGGGCCTTTCAGCTCACGAATCTGTTCCCGGCCCTGTCGGTGCTGGAGAACGTGCGCCTGGCGGTGCAGGCCACGCGCCAGGGCGCGCACCGGCGCGGCATGAACCTCTGGAGTATCTGGAGCGACCACCGCGCATTGCTGGCGCGTGCGCAGCACATCCTGGAGCAAGTGGCGCTGTGGGCGCGGCGCGATGAGCCGGTTTCGGCCCTGCCGCACGGCGACCAGCGCAAGCTCGAGGTGGCGCTGCTCATGGCGCTGGAGCCGCAGGTCTATATGTTCGACGAGCCTACGGCGGGCATGAGCCATGACGAGGCGCCGGTGATTCTGGACCTGATACGCGAACTCAAGAAAGATCGCAGCAAGATCATTTTGCTGGTGGAGCACAAGATGGATGTGGTGCGCGAACTGGCCGACCGCATCATCGTGCTGACCAATGGCACGCTGGTGGCCGACGGCAAACCGGCCGAAGTCATTGCCTCGCCCGTGGTGCAGCAGGCATACCTGGGTCTGACGCCCCAGGATGCCGTTGGCGGCATTGACGCTCCCCCCGACCCCGGTCTTCCCGCGTCTGGGGGACGAGGAGAACAGCCATGA
- a CDS encoding branched-chain amino acid ABC transporter permease has product MMRKDLDYKPLLLVPLLALATLPLVGSPSTWLTLTVAGLAMGMIIFIIASGLTLVFGLMDVLNFGHGVFIALGAFVATSVLGAMGDWTGSAQLWRNLVAVLPAMVMAMLVAGALGLAFERFIVRPVYGQHLKQILITMGGMIIGEELIKVIWGPQQIPLPLPEAMKGAWLLGDAAVEKYRVFAVLVGAAVFAVLAWTLARTKIGLLIRAGVQDREMVESLGYRVRRLFVAVFVAGSALAGLGGVMWGLYQQSVVAQMGAQVNVLIFIVIIIGGLGSTGGALIGALLVGLMANYAGFLVPKVALFSNIALMVAILLWRPQGIYPVANR; this is encoded by the coding sequence ATGATGCGCAAGGACCTGGATTACAAGCCGCTGCTGCTGGTGCCGCTGCTGGCGCTGGCCACCTTGCCCTTGGTGGGCTCTCCCAGCACCTGGCTCACGCTGACGGTGGCGGGCTTGGCGATGGGCATGATCATCTTCATCATCGCCTCGGGACTGACCCTGGTATTTGGCCTCATGGACGTGCTCAACTTCGGCCATGGCGTGTTCATCGCTCTGGGGGCTTTCGTTGCCACAAGCGTGCTCGGCGCCATGGGCGACTGGACGGGCTCGGCGCAGCTGTGGCGCAACCTGGTGGCCGTGCTGCCCGCCATGGTGATGGCCATGCTGGTGGCGGGTGCCTTGGGTCTGGCCTTCGAGCGCTTCATCGTGCGGCCCGTCTACGGCCAGCACCTCAAACAGATTCTCATCACCATGGGCGGCATGATCATTGGCGAGGAGTTGATCAAGGTCATCTGGGGTCCGCAGCAGATTCCGCTGCCGCTGCCCGAAGCCATGAAGGGCGCCTGGCTGCTGGGCGATGCGGCCGTGGAGAAATACCGGGTCTTCGCCGTGCTGGTGGGCGCAGCCGTGTTCGCCGTGCTGGCCTGGACGCTGGCGCGTACCAAGATCGGTCTGCTGATCCGCGCCGGCGTGCAGGACCGCGAGATGGTCGAGTCCCTGGGCTACCGCGTGCGCCGATTGTTTGTGGCCGTGTTCGTCGCAGGCTCTGCCCTGGCCGGGCTGGGTGGCGTAATGTGGGGCCTGTACCAGCAGAGCGTGGTGGCGCAGATGGGCGCCCAGGTCAATGTGCTGATCTTCATCGTGATCATCATCGGTGGCCTGGGCAGCACGGGCGGCGCGCTGATCGGTGCGCTGCTTGTGGGACTGATGGCCAACTACGCTGGCTTTCTGGTGCCCAAGGTGGCGCTGTTTTCCAATATTGCACTGATGGTCGCCATCCTGCTCTGGCGTCCCCAAGGCATCTATCCGGTCGCCAACCGCTGA
- a CDS encoding D-(-)-3-hydroxybutyrate oligomer hydrolase: protein MQKTYAIALPPAALAVLAAAVLTACGGGDGGELNAKPGYLGTVRQQSYDGSSDDLLTAGMGKSGLAAATAPGFAIALQPTAAELRRLAIYTNYRAMLDMTAAGGYGTLYGPNVDAQGRVTAGEGRIAGIEYIAFSDDGTGRKNVTLMVQVPASFDPRKACIITATASGSRGVYGAITTGEWGLKRGCAVAYSDKGTGAAPHDLMNDTVPLIDGTRSTAAAAGKQAAFNAGLTAGELASFNTATPNRFAFKHAHSGQNPEKDWGRTTLQAVEFAYYVLNERYGDRNILGERLRTLKPSNTIVIASSISNGGGAAIAAAEQGSQGLINGVAVSEPAVELPTNPGVTVQRGGTALPVVGKTLVDFTTYANLYQPCASLAASISGSPYAAAFAAGYASTALPIAPNRCAALRTAGLLNAMTTAAQAEEALQRLRDYGWEPESSELHASLAAFEVAPAVSVTFANSLSRASVKDNLCGYSYAGATAAGAVTPLAPGALVSMFSTGNGVPPSSGVQLINNKGKFGAARDFLSVSMNSGVADWNTPGALCLRNLVTGNDGSARALQAGIDETRRSGNLQGKPTIIVHGRADALLPVNHTTRPYVALNRRVEGAASKLSYVEVTNAQHFDSFIGLPTVLPGYDTRYIPLHVYLNRALDAMYDHLANGKALPPSQVVRTVPRGGNPGQAPAIQPANLPLIAGTPAAADRIEVSVGAIRVPD, encoded by the coding sequence ATGCAGAAGACCTATGCGATTGCCTTACCGCCTGCAGCCCTAGCGGTGCTGGCGGCTGCCGTGCTGACCGCCTGCGGGGGCGGCGATGGAGGCGAGCTCAATGCCAAACCCGGCTACCTGGGCACGGTGCGGCAACAGAGCTATGACGGCAGCAGCGATGACCTGCTGACCGCAGGCATGGGCAAGAGCGGCCTGGCTGCGGCCACGGCACCGGGCTTTGCCATTGCGCTCCAACCCACGGCGGCCGAACTGCGCCGCCTGGCCATTTACACCAATTACCGCGCCATGCTGGACATGACAGCTGCGGGTGGCTACGGCACGCTCTACGGCCCCAATGTGGATGCGCAGGGCCGGGTGACGGCCGGCGAAGGCAGGATTGCCGGCATCGAGTACATCGCGTTTTCGGACGACGGAACGGGCCGCAAGAACGTCACGCTCATGGTGCAGGTGCCGGCCAGCTTTGACCCAAGGAAGGCCTGCATCATCACCGCCACGGCTTCGGGATCGCGCGGCGTGTACGGCGCCATCACGACGGGTGAATGGGGGCTCAAGCGCGGCTGCGCGGTGGCCTATTCCGACAAGGGCACGGGGGCCGCGCCACATGACCTCATGAACGACACTGTGCCTCTGATTGACGGCACGCGCAGCACGGCTGCGGCAGCGGGCAAGCAGGCTGCATTCAATGCGGGACTCACGGCTGGCGAGCTGGCTTCCTTCAACACTGCCACGCCCAACCGCTTTGCCTTCAAGCATGCGCACTCGGGCCAGAACCCAGAGAAAGACTGGGGCCGTACCACGCTGCAGGCCGTGGAGTTCGCCTACTACGTGCTCAACGAGCGCTATGGGGACCGCAACATTCTGGGCGAACGTCTGCGGACGCTCAAACCGAGCAACACCATTGTCATCGCATCAAGCATCTCCAACGGCGGCGGCGCGGCGATTGCCGCCGCCGAACAGGGCTCGCAAGGGCTGATCAACGGCGTAGCCGTGTCCGAGCCAGCGGTTGAATTGCCCACCAACCCCGGCGTGACCGTGCAGCGCGGCGGCACGGCGCTGCCTGTGGTGGGCAAGACGCTGGTGGACTTCACGACTTATGCCAACCTCTACCAGCCCTGTGCCTCTCTGGCAGCTTCGATCAGCGGCTCGCCCTATGCGGCTGCGTTTGCCGCGGGCTATGCCAGCACGGCTCTGCCGATTGCGCCCAACCGCTGCGCGGCACTCAGGACTGCCGGTTTGCTGAACGCCATGACCACGGCGGCCCAGGCCGAAGAAGCTTTGCAGAGGCTGCGCGACTATGGCTGGGAACCGGAATCCAGCGAGCTGCATGCCTCGCTGGCCGCCTTTGAGGTGGCGCCCGCCGTGTCGGTCACCTTTGCCAACTCGCTCTCGCGCGCCAGCGTGAAGGACAACCTCTGCGGCTACAGTTATGCCGGTGCGACGGCTGCGGGCGCAGTGACGCCGCTGGCCCCCGGGGCGCTGGTCAGCATGTTCTCCACGGGCAACGGCGTGCCCCCATCGAGCGGCGTGCAGCTCATCAACAACAAGGGCAAGTTCGGTGCCGCGCGCGATTTCCTCTCCGTGTCGATGAACTCGGGCGTGGCCGACTGGAACACGCCGGGTGCGCTGTGCCTGCGCAATCTCGTCACCGGCAACGATGGCTCCGCCAGAGCGCTACAGGCCGGTATCGACGAGACAAGACGCAGCGGCAATTTGCAGGGCAAGCCGACCATCATCGTCCATGGCCGTGCGGATGCGCTGCTGCCCGTGAACCACACGACACGGCCCTATGTGGCGCTCAACCGGAGGGTGGAAGGCGCTGCCAGCAAGCTCAGCTATGTGGAGGTCACAAATGCCCAGCATTTCGACAGCTTCATCGGCCTGCCGACCGTGCTGCCGGGTTACGACACGCGTTACATCCCGCTGCATGTCTACCTGAACCGCGCGCTCGATGCCATGTATGACCACCTTGCCAACGGCAAGGCGCTGCCGCCCAGCCAGGTGGTGCGCACCGTGCCGCGTGGTGGCAACCCGGGCCAGGCACCGGCCATACAGCCGGCCAACCTGCCGCTGATTGCCGGCACGCCTGCAGCGGCCGACAGGATAGAAGTCAGTGTCGGAGCCATCCGCGTGCCGGACTGA
- a CDS encoding ABC transporter ATP-binding protein: protein MSEILLELQGVHTHIGAYHILHGVDLAVPRGEVTLLLGRNGAGKTTTLRTIMGLWQVSQGSIRFGQKDITRLATPAIAQLNIAYVPENMGIFADLTVKENLLLAARSASHAARMDRSRLDWIYELFPAVQKFWDYPAGKLSGGQKQMVAVARAIVEPRDLLIVDEPSKGLAPAIINNMIEAFAQLKASGVSILLVEQNLAFAKRLGDGVAVMDNGNVVHAGRMADLAADEELQQSLLGLAL from the coding sequence ATGAGCGAGATACTGTTGGAGCTCCAGGGCGTGCACACCCATATCGGCGCCTATCACATCCTCCACGGCGTGGACCTGGCTGTGCCGCGCGGCGAGGTCACCCTGCTGCTGGGCCGCAATGGCGCGGGCAAGACCACCACGCTGCGCACCATCATGGGCCTGTGGCAGGTCAGCCAGGGCAGCATCCGATTTGGCCAGAAGGACATCACGCGCCTGGCCACGCCGGCGATTGCCCAGCTCAACATCGCCTATGTGCCCGAGAACATGGGCATCTTTGCCGATCTCACGGTCAAGGAAAACCTGCTGCTGGCTGCGCGCTCGGCCTCGCATGCGGCGCGCATGGACCGCTCGCGCCTGGACTGGATCTACGAGCTGTTCCCGGCCGTGCAGAAATTCTGGGACTACCCGGCCGGCAAGCTCAGCGGCGGGCAAAAGCAGATGGTGGCCGTGGCGCGCGCCATCGTCGAGCCGCGCGATCTGCTCATTGTGGATGAGCCAAGCAAAGGCCTGGCACCGGCCATCATCAACAACATGATCGAAGCCTTCGCCCAGCTTAAGGCCAGCGGCGTGAGCATTTTGCTGGTCGAGCAGAACCTTGCCTTCGCCAAGCGCCTGGGCGACGGCGTGGCCGTCATGGACAACGGCAATGTCGTGCACGCGGGCCGCATGGCCGATCTTGCGGCCGACGAGGAACTGCAGCAGTCGCTGCTGGGGCTGGCGCTATGA
- a CDS encoding amidohydrolase family protein, with amino-acid sequence MNHQDLIAIDFHTHAEVSCRNPFDSYGEEYDRAADKYFGSSLRPTIAETIAYYRERKIGLVMFTVDSEAQLGRRRIPNEEIADAARENSDMMVAFASIDPHKGKMGAREAERLITECGVKGFKFHPTVQGFHPYDRMAWPIYEVINHYKLPAIFHTGHSGIGSGMKCGGGLRLAYSNPMLLDDVAVDFGDMQIVMAHPSFPWQDEAISVALHKPNVWIDLSGWSPKYFPKQLVQYANTLLKDRVLFGSDFPLITPERWMKDFEVAGFKPEVMPGILKDNAVRLLELDRKRDAA; translated from the coding sequence ATGAACCATCAAGATCTGATCGCCATCGACTTCCACACCCATGCCGAAGTCAGCTGCCGCAATCCCTTTGACAGCTATGGCGAGGAGTACGACCGCGCGGCCGACAAATACTTCGGCAGCTCGCTGCGCCCGACGATCGCCGAAACCATTGCTTATTACCGCGAGCGCAAGATCGGTCTGGTGATGTTCACGGTGGACAGCGAGGCGCAACTGGGCCGCCGCCGCATTCCCAACGAAGAGATTGCCGATGCCGCGCGCGAGAACAGCGACATGATGGTGGCGTTCGCGAGCATCGACCCGCACAAGGGCAAGATGGGCGCGCGCGAGGCAGAGCGTCTGATCACCGAATGCGGCGTCAAGGGCTTCAAGTTCCATCCCACGGTGCAGGGCTTCCATCCCTACGACCGCATGGCCTGGCCCATCTACGAGGTCATCAACCACTACAAGCTGCCTGCCATCTTCCACACCGGCCACAGCGGCATCGGCAGCGGCATGAAGTGCGGCGGCGGCCTGCGCCTGGCCTACAGCAACCCCATGCTGCTGGACGACGTGGCCGTGGATTTCGGCGATATGCAGATCGTCATGGCTCACCCCAGCTTTCCCTGGCAGGACGAGGCGATCTCGGTGGCGCTGCACAAGCCCAATGTCTGGATCGATCTTTCGGGCTGGAGCCCCAAGTATTTCCCCAAGCAGCTGGTGCAGTACGCCAACACCTTGCTCAAGGACCGTGTGCTGTTCGGCAGCGACTTCCCCCTGATCACGCCGGAGCGCTGGATGAAAGACTTCGAGGTCGCCGGTTTCAAGCCGGAGGTCATGCCCGGCATTCTCAAGGACAACGCCGTGCGGCTGTTGGAGCTGGACAGAAAACGCGATGCCGCATGA
- a CDS encoding substrate-binding domain-containing protein, with translation MHKRSLLQAAVLAAMVVYVPGALAQSEIRIAHVYSKTGPLEAYGKQTQAGLLMGLEYATGGSMTVAGKKLVVIEKDDQGKPDLGKSLLAAAYSDDKVDLAVGPSASGVALAMLPVAEEYKKILIVEPAVADSITGDKWNKYIFRTGRNSSQDAISNAVAIDRPGVTIATLAQDNAFGRDGVKAFKEAVKKGKLVHEEYLPAATTDFTAGAQRLIDRLKDVPGKKVIWIVWAGAGNPFKIVDMNLKRYGIEIATGGNILPAMAAYKNMPGMEGATYYYFGIPKNPVNEAMVSMSYKQFKAPPDFFTAGGFSAAMAIVTALKKTGGDTKTNTLIKALEGMSFDTPKGVMTFRKEDHQAMQSMYHFRIKNDPAMAWGVPELVREIKPEEMNVPVRNGR, from the coding sequence ATGCACAAGCGCAGCCTGCTGCAGGCGGCCGTTCTGGCGGCCATGGTGGTTTATGTTCCCGGCGCCTTGGCGCAATCTGAAATCCGCATTGCCCATGTCTACAGCAAGACCGGGCCGTTGGAGGCCTATGGCAAGCAGACGCAGGCCGGGCTGCTGATGGGGCTTGAATACGCCACGGGCGGCAGCATGACGGTGGCAGGCAAGAAGCTGGTGGTGATCGAGAAAGACGACCAGGGCAAGCCCGACCTTGGCAAGAGCCTGTTGGCCGCCGCCTATTCGGACGACAAGGTCGATCTGGCGGTCGGTCCCAGCGCGTCGGGCGTGGCGCTGGCCATGCTGCCTGTGGCAGAGGAGTACAAGAAGATCCTGATCGTCGAGCCCGCCGTGGCCGATTCCATCACCGGCGACAAGTGGAACAAGTACATTTTTCGCACCGGCCGCAATTCCAGCCAGGACGCGATCAGCAATGCCGTGGCCATCGACAGGCCTGGCGTGACCATTGCGACACTGGCCCAGGACAATGCCTTCGGCCGTGACGGTGTCAAGGCCTTCAAGGAAGCGGTCAAAAAGGGCAAGCTGGTGCATGAGGAGTATCTGCCCGCAGCCACCACCGATTTCACGGCCGGGGCCCAGCGCCTGATTGACAGGCTCAAGGATGTTCCAGGCAAGAAGGTGATCTGGATTGTCTGGGCCGGTGCCGGCAACCCCTTCAAGATCGTCGACATGAACCTCAAGCGCTACGGCATCGAGATTGCCACGGGCGGCAACATACTGCCTGCCATGGCCGCTTACAAGAATATGCCGGGCATGGAGGGCGCCACCTACTATTACTTCGGCATTCCCAAGAATCCGGTGAACGAAGCCATGGTCTCCATGAGCTACAAGCAGTTCAAGGCTCCGCCCGACTTCTTCACGGCGGGCGGTTTCTCGGCCGCCATGGCCATTGTCACAGCACTCAAGAAGACTGGCGGCGACACCAAGACCAACACCTTGATCAAGGCTCTGGAAGGCATGAGCTTCGATACACCCAAGGGGGTCATGACCTTCCGCAAGGAAGATCACCAGGCCATGCAGAGCATGTACCACTTCAGGATCAAGAACGATCCGGCCATGGCCTGGGGCGTGCCCGAGCTGGTGCGCGAGATCAAGCCTGAAGAAATGAACGTTCCCGTGCGCAACGGGCGCTGA